The window TCGCATCGTGGTCGAATTGCCAGGTGTGCAGGACACTGCCGAAGCCAAGCGTATTCTGGGCAAGACCGCCAACCTTGAGTTCCGTCTCGGCGCAGGCCCTGATGATTCGAAGGCCACCACCGAGATGTTCGAGTTCCGCGAAGGCGGTCGTCCGGCAGCTCCCGTGGAGCGTGGTCTGATCATCACCGGTGATCAGGTGACTGACGCCAAGGCTGGTTTCGATGAGCATGGCCGTCCACAGGTGAATATCACCCTGGATGGTCACGGCGGCGACTTGATGAGCCGCTCGACCCGCAGCAACGTGGGCCGCAGCATGGCGGTGATCTTCATCGAGCAGAAGCCAACCACGACCTATACCAAGCAGATGGTCGACGGCGTCGAGAAAGACGTTGCCGTTCAAACGTTCAAGGAAGATAAGCAAATCATCAGCCTGGCGACCATTCAGTCGCCACTGGGTAGTCAGTTCCGCATTACCGGTCTCAACGGCCAGGGTGAAGCTTCCGAGCTGGCTCTGCTGTTGCGTGCTGGTGGTCTGGCGGCGCCGATGTACTTCGCTGAAGAGCGCACCATTGGCCCGAGCCTGGGTGCTGACAACATCACCAAAGGTATCGATGCTTCCCTGTGGGGCATGCTGTTCGTATCCATCTTCATCATGATCATCTATCGCTTCTTCGGCCTGATCGCGACGGTCGCTCTGGCGTTGAACATGGTCATGCTGCTGGCGCTGATGTCCTTGCTGAGCGCCACGCTGACGCTGCCAGGTATCGCCGGTATCGTATTGACGATGGGTATGGCGGTGGATGCCAACGTGCTGATCTTCTCGCGTATCCGCGAGGAAATCGCCAACGGCATGACCGTACAGCGAGCAATCAACGAAGGTTTCGACCGCGCCTATACCGCGATCCTCGACGCCAACCTGACGACGTTGCTGGTCGGCGGCATTCTCTTTGCGATGGGCACCGGCCCGGTCAAAGGGTTTGCGGTGACCATGTCGCTCGGGATCTTTACCTCGATGTTCACGGCCATCATGGTGACCCGCGCAATGGTCAACCTGATCTATGGCGGGCGTGACTTCAAGAAGTTGTGGATTTAAGGGGCTGCCATGTTACGTACCATTAACTTCATGGGCGTGCGCAATGTTGCGTTCGCCGTCACGATGCTCCTTACGGCGCTGGCGTTGTTCAGCTGGTTCCACAAAGGGCTCAATTACGGTCTGGACTTCACCGGCGGTACGCTCATCGAGCTGACTTACGAGCGTCCTGCCGATCTGGGCAAGGTTCGTGAAGAGCTGGTTAGCGCCGGTTATCACGATGCCGTTGTGCAGAACTTCGGTGCGACAACTGATCTGCTGGTGCGTATGCCAGGCGAAGATCCGCAGCTGGGCACTCAGGTGGCCGACGCATTGCGCAAAGCGGGCGCCGACAACCCGGCCACCGTCAAGCGCGTTGAGTTTGTGGGGCCGCAAGTGGGTGAAGAGCTTCGCGACCAGGGCGGCCTCGGCATGCTGATGGCGCTGGGTGGTGTTCTGATCTACCTCGCCTTCCGCTTTCAGTGGAAATTTGCGGTGGGGGCGATCATTTCGCTGATCCACGACGTGGTGGTGACGATGGGTATCCTGTCGTTCTTCCAGATCACCTTCGACCTCACGGTATTGGCTGCAGTGCTGGCGATCATCGGTTACTCGCTGAACGACACCATCGTGGTATTCGACCGGGTGCGGGAAAACTTCCGTCTGCTGCGCAAGGCCACGTTGATCGAGAACATCAACATCTCGACGACGCAGACGCTGTTGCGCACCATCGCGACCTCCGTGTCCACGTTGCTGGCGATCATTGCGTTGTGGGTATTCGGTGGTGACAACCTCGAAGGCTTCTCGATTGCGCTGTTCGTAGGTGTACTGGCGGGTACTTATTCCTCCATCTACATCGCCAACGTTGTGTTGATCTGGCTGAACCTGACCACTGAGGATCTTATTCCTCCAGTCGTCGTAGAAAAGGTCGATGATCTTCCTTGATCGTGATCGATCTGTAGCTGGATCCTGAAAGGCGCGAACCTTGAGTTCGCGCCTTTTTTTATGCCTGTAAAAAAGTTCGGCAGGTAGACCGTCTATGCATTCAAAACCGTGAAGGGTTGAACTCTGATGGCCTTTTGCGCTCCAAGGCTGGGTACTGCGTAGGAAACTACGTTTGAGATGGTCAGGAGGTTCACGTGAACAAATCGTTGCTTGTTGGTGCTGTGCTGGGCGCTGCCGTTGTTACGGCTGGCGGTGCTGTTGCCACCTACAGCCTCGTTAAAAGCGGTCCTGAATATGCCGAGGTGCTGGCAGTCGAGCCAGTCAAACAGCAGATCAAAACACCGCGTGAAGTTTGTAAAGATGTCACCGTCACGCGTCAGGCACCTGTCAAAGATGAACACCAGATTGTGGGCAGCGTGTTAGGCGCTGTTGCGGGCGGTTTGCTGGGTAACCAGGTTGGCGGCGGTAATGGCAAGAAGATCGCCACTGTCGCAGGTGCTGTTGGCGGCGGCTATGCCGGTAACAAGGTTCAGGAAGGCATGCAGAACCGCGACACGTACACCACGACCCAGACCCGCTGCAACACGGTCAACGACATCAGCGACAAGGTTGTGGGTTACGACGTGAAGTACAAGCTCAAGGACAAGATTGGTCAGGTCCGTATGGAGCGTGATCCAGGTGGTCAGATCCCTGTCGGCGAAGACGGCAAGTTGATTCTGAGCCAGGCCAACTGATTACAGGTCTGTCGATTGAAAGGAAAGGCACCTCAGGGTGCCTTTTTTTTGGGGTCGACGTAAAAGCTGCGCGCATAAAAAAACCGGCATTGAGCCGGTTTTTTCATGGGCCTGGAATTAACGCTTCAGCTGCGCCGGAAGGTGCGGAGCGATGGAGGTCAATACAGCTTTGAAGCATTTGGTGTTGCCCGCAACGATGTGGCCTTTTTCCAGGAAGTCGTGACCGCCTGTGAAGTCGCTGACTAGGCCGCCTGCTTCCTGGATGAGCAGGGCGCCTGCGGCCATGTCCCACTCGGACAAGCCCGATTCCCAGAATGCATCGAAGCGACCGGCTGCGACGTAAGCCAGGTCCAGGCTTGCAGCGCCAGCGCGACGGATCCCAGCGGTCTGGCCTACCAGGCTGCGGAACATGCCCAGGTAGTTTTCCAGGTTGTCCATCTGGTTGTCACGGAAAGGGAAGCCGGTGCCCAGCAGGGCGCCTTCAAGGCTGGTGCGTGGGCTGACGCGCATACGACGGCCGTTGAGCTGAGCGCCGTTGCCAGCGCTGGCGGTGAATTCTTCCTGGCGAACCGGGTCCAGAACCACTGCGTGAGCCAGACGGCCTTTGTATTTGCAGGCGATGCTGACAGCGAAGTGCGGGACGCCGCGAACGAAGTTGGTGGTGCCATCCAGTGGATCGATGATCCACAGGTAGTCGGCGCCTTCGCCACTGCCTTCGTGCAGGCCGGTTTCTTCGCCGAGGATGCCGTGAGTCGGGTAGGCCTTGCGCAGGGCGGTAATGATCAATTGCTCTGCAGCGCGGTCGATTTCGCTGACGTAGTCCTTCGCGCCTTTTTCATCGACCTTGATGGTATCCAGGCGCTCGATGGAGCGGAAAATCAATTCGCTGGCGCTGCGGGCGGCGCGCAGCGCGATATTCAGCATGGGCTGCATGGACGTTTCACCTAGGTCGTTAAAGAAAGCCGAACATTGTAGGGGGAGTGACGAGATTTTTCCAGCGCTGAAAGTTTAAGTTTGAGGGGGCTGAGAAACCTGTGGGGGTGAGCTTGCTCGCGAAAAGGTGGGTGAATCCGTAAGGTCTCCAGCGTCTGGCGGCATGCCTTCGCGAACAGGCTAGCTCGCACAAGTCGGGCGGTGTGGCATCCAGTCGCAACCCTTCATGGCGCTACGTGCGGTGGTTCTGTAAGATTTCACCCCCTCTTACTTATCTGTGAGCACTCCCTTGCTGCAAAACATTCGTGTTGTCCTGGTCGGTACCAGTCATCCCGGTAACATCGGTGGGGCTGCTCGTGCCATGAAAAACATGGGGCTTTCGCGCCTGGTGCTCGTCGATCCGCTGGTATTTCCTCATCATGAAGCCGATGCGCGTGCTTCCGGTGCTGGGGATATTCTGGAAAAGGCTCAGGTGGTCGCCACCCTTGAAGATGCCTTGGTCGGTTGCAACCTGGTGATGGGCACCAGTGCTCGTGACCGTCGCATCCCATGGCCACTGCTGGATCCTCGCGAATCCGGCGTCATGGCTGCCGAGCAGGCAGGGCAGGGTGCGGAGGTCGCGCTTGTGTTTGGTCGTGAGTACGCCGGCCTGACCAACGAAGAGCTGCAGCGATGTCACTACCACGTGCACATCCCCTCCGATCCGGAATTCAGCTCATTGAATCTGGCGGCGGCTGTTCAGGTGCTCAGCTACGAAGTGCGGATGTCCTGGCTTGCGGCTCAGGGGCAGCCCACCAAGGTTGAAAAAGTCGAAGTGACCTCGGTGCGCAGTGCCGACCTGGCAACCATGGATGAAATGGAAGGCTTTTACGGTCATCTGGAAGCAACTCTGGTCGCCATCGGGTTTATGGACCCTGAAAAGCCCCGTCATCTGATGGCCCGCTTGCGCCGTCTCTATGGGCGTAGCGAGGTCAACCGGTCTGAGATCAGTATTTTGCGCGGCATCCTGACTGAGACCCAGAAGGCTGCACGCGGTGAACCTTACAAGCGAAAGGATCAGTGATGTTCGAGCGTCTGCGTGAAGATATCCAAAGCGTGTTCCATCGCGATCCGGCGGCGCGCAATTCATTCGAAGTCCTGACGTGCTACCCGGGCATGCATGCCATCTGGCTGCATCGTCTGGCGCATATCCTGTGGAACAAAGGCTGGAAGTGGCCCGCGCGTGCGGTGTCCAATTTTGGCCGCTGGATGACCGGTATCGAGATTCATCCGGGCGCCAAGGTCGGCCGACGCTTCTTCATCGATCACGGCATGGGCATCGTCATTGGCGAGACTGCCGAGATTGGTAACGATGTGACGCTTTACCAGGGTGTTACCTTGGGCGGCACCAGCTGGAATGCCGGTAAGCGGCACCCGACGCTCGAAGACGGCGTTGTAGTGGGGGCAGGCGCCAAGGTGCTCGGCCCGTTCACAGTGGGTGCCGGTGCCAAGATCGGCTCCAATGCCGTGGTCACCAAGGCTGTGCCTGCTGGGGCCACTGCGGTGGGCATTCCAGGGCGGATCATCGTCAAGTCCAATGACGACGTCGAAGCCAAGCGCAAAGCCATTGCCGAAAAGCTGGGCTTTGACGCCTACGGTGTCAGCGAGGACATGCCTGACCCGGTAGCGCGAGCAATTGGCCAGCTGCTGGACCATCTGCAGGCCGTGGATGGCCGGCTGGAAGGCATGTGCGAAGCGCTCAAGGGGCTCGGGAGTGACTACTGCGCCAAAGAGTTGCCCGAGCTACGCGACGAGGTCTTTGATTGCGTGAAAGACAAGAGCGAAAGCAAAGTCGGCTGAGGCCCTCTCGAAGCGGGGCGTGTCATGCGCCCCTGCATTTGCTATGATGCGGCCGCTCTTTTGCGCTTAATCCCGACTGTTTTACTTGGTCTTATAGTTGACTTAAATACTCGGGAATAGCATACTCGCTCTCATTCCGAACCTCTGCGGTACACGCCATGCGACTGACTACTAAAGGCCGATACGCTGTAACTGCCATGCTTGATCTGGCGTTGCACGCGCAGAATGGGCCGGTGTCTCTGGCCGACATTTCCGAGCGGCAGGGCATTTCCCTTTCGTACCTTGAGCAACTGTTCGCAAAACTGCGCCGCGGCAATCTGGTTTCCAGTGTGCGCGGGCCGGGTGGTGGCTATCAGCTGTCGCGCGACATGCAGGGCATCAAGGTTGCTCAGGTTGTAGATGCAGTGAACGAGTCCGTCGACGCAACCCGTTGTCAGGGCCTGGGTGATTGCCATGCTGGCGACACCTGTCTGACCCACCACTTGTGGTGTGACCTCAGCGAACAGATTCACGAATTTCTAAGCGGTATCAGTCTGGCCGACCTTGTCACTCGCCGTGAGGTACAGGAAGTCGCCCAGCGCCAGGATCTGCGTCGTAACGGCTTAAACGCCAAGACCCAGTACCTGGATAAGATTGAAACGTCCGCCGTTGAATGAACGCAGATGAATGAGCGGTGCGCCTGCCTGATAGGAGAGATTCAATGAAGTTGCCGATTTACCTCGATTACTCCGCGACGACCCCGGTCGATCCGCGTGTCGCTCAGAAAATGATCGAATGCCTGACCGCTGACGGAAACTTCGGCAACCCGGCTTCGCGCTCCCACGTATTCGGCTGGAAGGCCGAGGAGTCGGTTGAGAACGCGCGCCGTCAGGTTGCTGATCTTGTCGGTGCCGACCCCCGCGAAATCGTCTGGACCTCTGGTGCTACCGAGTCCGACAACCTTGCAATCAAAGGCGTCGCGCACTTTTACGCCTCCAAAGGCAAGCACATCATCACGTCCAAGATCGAACACAAGGCCGTACTCGACACCACACGTCAGCTTGAGCGTGAAGGTTTCGAAGTCACCTACCTTGACCCGACTGAAGACGGCCTGATCACCCCGGCGATGATCGAAGCAGTCATGCGTGACGACACCATCCTGGTTTCGATCATGCACGTGAACAACGAAATCGGCACCATCAACGACATCGCTGCCATTGGCGAGCTGACCCGTTCGCGTGGCGTGCTGTTCCATGTTGATGCGGCGCAGTCCACTGGCAAAGTTGAAATCAACCTGGCCAACCTCAAGGTTGACCTGATGTCGTTCTCTGCCCACAAGACCTACGGCCCTAAAGGCATCGGCGCGCTGTATGTAAGCCGCAAGCCGCGTGTTCGCATCGAAGCGGCCATGCACGGTGGCGGTCACGAACGTGGCATGCGTTCCGGTACGCTGGCGACCCACCAGATCGTAGGCATGGGCGAAGCGTTCCGCATTGCCAAGGAAGAGATGGCGTCGGAAAACCAGCGTCTTCAAGCGCTGAACGATCGCTTCTACAAGCAAGTCGAGAATCTCGAAGAGTTGTACGTCAACGGCAGCCTCACGGCTCGTGTGCCGCACAACCTGAACCTGAGCTTCAACTATGTCGAAGGCGAGTCGCTGATCATGGCGCTCAAGGATCTGGCGGTTTCGTCCGGTTCGGCCTGTACCTCGGCTTCGCTGGAGCCGTCCTACGTGCTGCGCGCCCTTGGTCGTAACGACGAACTGGCTCATAGCTCGATACGCTTCACCTTTGGTCGCTTCAGCACTGAAGAAGAAATCGATTGGGCTGCGCAGAAGGTCTGCGAAGCCGTTACCAAGCTGCGCGCATTGTCGCCGCTGTGGGACATGTACAAAGACGGCATCGACATCTCAAAGATTGAGTGGGCGGCGCACTAATTTAAAGTCGCCTTCCAGACAGGTCATAGGGAACCCCGGTTCCGGTGGCCTGCAGAGCGACTCCCTGAGAGAGGAATAGCATCATGGCTTACAGCGAAAAGGTCATTGACCATTACGAGAACCCGCGCAACGTCGGCAAGATGAACGCGGAAGATCCAGATGTAGGCACCGGCATGGTCGGCGCTCCGGCTTGCGGCGACGTTATGCGCCTGCAAATCAAGGTTAACGAGCAGGGTGTCATCGAAGACGCCAAGTTCAAGACCTATGGTTGCGGCTCCGCCATCGCTTCCAGCTCCCTGGCTACCGAGTGGATGAAAGGCAAGACTCTGGATGAAGCAGAGACCATCAAGAACACTCAGTTGGCTGAAGAGCTGGCTTTGCCTCCGGTGAAGATTCACTGCTCGGTACTCGCTGAAGACGCCATCAAGGCCGCCGTTCGCGATTACAAGCAGAAGAAAGGCCTGCTGTAATTCAGCAGCGACTTTTTAAAGAAGCGCAAAGCAAGGAGTTCAGATGGCTATCAGCATGACAGAAGCTGCCGCTAACCACGTACGCCGCTCCCTTGATGGGCGTGGCAAAGGTGATGGCGTTCGTCTGGGTGTTCGCACCACAGGCTGTTCCGGTCTCGCCTATGTGCTTGAGTTTGTCGATGAGGCAGCAAGCGAAGACACCGTGTTCGAACTGCACGGCGTCAAGGTGATCATTGACCCGAAAAGCCTGGTCTACCTTGATGGCACCGAGCTTGATTTCGTCAAGGAAGGGTTGAACGAAGGCTTCAAGTTCAACAACCCCAATTCCCGCGGTGAATGTGGCTGCGGCGAAAGCTTCAACGTTTGAGGCTTATTGTGGGCACTCCTTGTCATTACGCTTTATTCGAGCTTCAGCCGAGCTTTCGTCTCGACCTTGACCTGTTGGCGAGCCGTTATCGCGAGCTCGCCCGCGCCGTTCATCCTGATCGCTTCGCTGACGCCTCCGAGCGTGAGCAGCGCACCGCACTTGAGCGTTCCGCCAGTCTCAATGACGCCTACCAGACCCTCAAGAGCGCTCCGAAACGAGCGCGCTATCTGCTGGCGATGCGAGGCGAGGTGCCGCTTGAAGTCACCGTGCATGATCCCGAGTTTCTGATGCAGCAGATGCAGTGGCGCGAAGAACTCGAAGATCTGCAGGATGAAGCTGATCTGGCAGGCGTTGCGGTGTTCAAACGCCGCCTGAAAACCGCCCAGGACGAGCTGAACGAAAGCTTTGCCGCCTGTTGGGATGATGCCGCGCAACGCGATCAGGCCGAGCGCCTGATGCGACGCATGCAGTTCCTCGACAAGCTCTCTTATGAAGTGCGCCAGCTAGAAGAGCGCCTCGACGATTAACCCCGTGCTGCTCCTGGCCGCACGCCTGTGAATTTCTGATAAAGCATGGCCTTACTGCAGATCGCCGAACCCGGTCAAAGCCCACAACCGCATCAGCGTCGCCTGGCTGTCGGTATTGATTTGGGCACTACGAATTCGCTGGTCGCCGCCTTGCGCAGCGGCCTTTCCGAACCCCTGGCTGACGCAGATGGCGAGGTCATTCTGCCGTCTGCCGTTCGCTATCACGCTGATCGCGTCGAGGTGGGGCAGGCGGCCAAGTCCGCTGCTGCGACCGATCCGTTCAATACTGTGCTGTCGGTCAAGCGCTTGATGGGTCGTGGTCTTTCCGACGTCAAGCAACTGGGCGAGCAGCTGCCTTACCGTTTTGTGGGCGGCGAATCACACATGCCGTTCATTGAGACTGTCCAGGGGCCCAAAAGCCCGGTGGAAGTCTCCGCCGATATCCTCAAGGTTTTGCGCGTGCGCGCCGAGCAAGCCTTGGGTGGCGAGCTGGTGGGCGCAGTGATCACCGTTCCCGCCTACTTCGACGATGCCCAGCGCCAGGCTACCAAGGATGCTGCCAAGCTGGCCGGCCTGACCGTATTGCGTCTGCTCAACGAGCCGACGGCTGCTGCGGTGGCCTATGGTCTGGATCAGAATGCCGAAGGCGTGGTTGCCATCTATGAC of the Paucimonas lemoignei genome contains:
- the secD gene encoding preprotein translocase subunit SecD; amino-acid sequence: MLNKYPLWKYVLILAVLVIGFIYSAPNLYPDDPAIQISGASTALQVGQADLERASKALVDSGIAVKATSLAENGKGGLLRLTKQEDQLPAKDVVRKALGDDYVVALNLAQTTPNWLRHIGASPMKMGLDLSGGVHFLLEVDMDKALSARLNVYEGEVKSLLRKEKMRYRSLPQLGGAIQLGFSDNAAREEARTLIRKNYTDFEITPAELNGIPVLRLAMTAAKISEIRDYSIKQNLTTVRNRVNELGVAEPLVQRQGANRIVVELPGVQDTAEAKRILGKTANLEFRLGAGPDDSKATTEMFEFREGGRPAAPVERGLIITGDQVTDAKAGFDEHGRPQVNITLDGHGGDLMSRSTRSNVGRSMAVIFIEQKPTTTYTKQMVDGVEKDVAVQTFKEDKQIISLATIQSPLGSQFRITGLNGQGEASELALLLRAGGLAAPMYFAEERTIGPSLGADNITKGIDASLWGMLFVSIFIMIIYRFFGLIATVALALNMVMLLALMSLLSATLTLPGIAGIVLTMGMAVDANVLIFSRIREEIANGMTVQRAINEGFDRAYTAILDANLTTLLVGGILFAMGTGPVKGFAVTMSLGIFTSMFTAIMVTRAMVNLIYGGRDFKKLWI
- the secF gene encoding preprotein translocase subunit SecF, with amino-acid sequence MLRTINFMGVRNVAFAVTMLLTALALFSWFHKGLNYGLDFTGGTLIELTYERPADLGKVREELVSAGYHDAVVQNFGATTDLLVRMPGEDPQLGTQVADALRKAGADNPATVKRVEFVGPQVGEELRDQGGLGMLMALGGVLIYLAFRFQWKFAVGAIISLIHDVVVTMGILSFFQITFDLTVLAAVLAIIGYSLNDTIVVFDRVRENFRLLRKATLIENINISTTQTLLRTIATSVSTLLAIIALWVFGGDNLEGFSIALFVGVLAGTYSSIYIANVVLIWLNLTTEDLIPPVVVEKVDDLP
- a CDS encoding surface antigen protein; translated protein: MNKSLLVGAVLGAAVVTAGGAVATYSLVKSGPEYAEVLAVEPVKQQIKTPREVCKDVTVTRQAPVKDEHQIVGSVLGAVAGGLLGNQVGGGNGKKIATVAGAVGGGYAGNKVQEGMQNRDTYTTTQTRCNTVNDISDKVVGYDVKYKLKDKIGQVRMERDPGGQIPVGEDGKLILSQAN
- the suhB gene encoding inositol-phosphate phosphatase codes for the protein MQPMLNIALRAARSASELIFRSIERLDTIKVDEKGAKDYVSEIDRAAEQLIITALRKAYPTHGILGEETGLHEGSGEGADYLWIIDPLDGTTNFVRGVPHFAVSIACKYKGRLAHAVVLDPVRQEEFTASAGNGAQLNGRRMRVSPRTSLEGALLGTGFPFRDNQMDNLENYLGMFRSLVGQTAGIRRAGAASLDLAYVAAGRFDAFWESGLSEWDMAAGALLIQEAGGLVSDFTGGHDFLEKGHIVAGNTKCFKAVLTSIAPHLPAQLKR
- the trmJ gene encoding RNA methyltransferase TrmH — protein: MLQNIRVVLVGTSHPGNIGGAARAMKNMGLSRLVLVDPLVFPHHEADARASGAGDILEKAQVVATLEDALVGCNLVMGTSARDRRIPWPLLDPRESGVMAAEQAGQGAEVALVFGREYAGLTNEELQRCHYHVHIPSDPEFSSLNLAAAVQVLSYEVRMSWLAAQGQPTKVEKVEVTSVRSADLATMDEMEGFYGHLEATLVAIGFMDPEKPRHLMARLRRLYGRSEVNRSEISILRGILTETQKAARGEPYKRKDQ
- the cysE_1 gene encoding Serine O-acetyltransferase, which codes for MFERLREDIQSVFHRDPAARNSFEVLTCYPGMHAIWLHRLAHILWNKGWKWPARAVSNFGRWMTGIEIHPGAKVGRRFFIDHGMGIVIGETAEIGNDVTLYQGVTLGGTSWNAGKRHPTLEDGVVVGAGAKVLGPFTVGAGAKIGSNAVVTKAVPAGATAVGIPGRIIVKSNDDVEAKRKAIAEKLGFDAYGVSEDMPDPVARAIGQLLDHLQAVDGRLEGMCEALKGLGSDYCAKELPELRDEVFDCVKDKSESKVG
- the iscR gene encoding transcription factor IscR; the protein is MRLTTKGRYAVTAMLDLALHAQNGPVSLADISERQGISLSYLEQLFAKLRRGNLVSSVRGPGGGYQLSRDMQGIKVAQVVDAVNESVDATRCQGLGDCHAGDTCLTHHLWCDLSEQIHEFLSGISLADLVTRREVQEVAQRQDLRRNGLNAKTQYLDKIETSAVE
- the iscS_1 gene encoding cysteine desulfurase gives rise to the protein MKLPIYLDYSATTPVDPRVAQKMIECLTADGNFGNPASRSHVFGWKAEESVENARRQVADLVGADPREIVWTSGATESDNLAIKGVAHFYASKGKHIITSKIEHKAVLDTTRQLEREGFEVTYLDPTEDGLITPAMIEAVMRDDTILVSIMHVNNEIGTINDIAAIGELTRSRGVLFHVDAAQSTGKVEINLANLKVDLMSFSAHKTYGPKGIGALYVSRKPRVRIEAAMHGGGHERGMRSGTLATHQIVGMGEAFRIAKEEMASENQRLQALNDRFYKQVENLEELYVNGSLTARVPHNLNLSFNYVEGESLIMALKDLAVSSGSACTSASLEPSYVLRALGRNDELAHSSIRFTFGRFSTEEEIDWAAQKVCEAVTKLRALSPLWDMYKDGIDISKIEWAAH
- the nifU gene encoding scaffold protein, encoding MAYSEKVIDHYENPRNVGKMNAEDPDVGTGMVGAPACGDVMRLQIKVNEQGVIEDAKFKTYGCGSAIASSSLATEWMKGKTLDEAETIKNTQLAEELALPPVKIHCSVLAEDAIKAAVRDYKQKKGLL
- the iscA gene encoding iron-binding protein IscA translates to MAISMTEAAANHVRRSLDGRGKGDGVRLGVRTTGCSGLAYVLEFVDEAASEDTVFELHGVKVIIDPKSLVYLDGTELDFVKEGLNEGFKFNNPNSRGECGCGESFNV
- the hscB gene encoding Fe-S protein assembly co-chaperone HscB → MGTPCHYALFELQPSFRLDLDLLASRYRELARAVHPDRFADASEREQRTALERSASLNDAYQTLKSAPKRARYLLAMRGEVPLEVTVHDPEFLMQQMQWREELEDLQDEADLAGVAVFKRRLKTAQDELNESFAACWDDAAQRDQAERLMRRMQFLDKLSYEVRQLEERLDD